CCAGGTCGGTGAGTGGGAATTGCGTGTTCTTGCCCCGCGGATCGGTGATGTGCTGCGCGATCAGGTCGCTGACGCCCAACCACTCGTCCAGTTCGCGGACGAGAAGCAGCCCGCCGTCTGAGGTCACCCGAGAGTCCTGGAACTCGACCCGGAGCTTGGGGTTGAGCGAGAGCTGAAAGGGTTGGTTTGTGCTTCACCCATAGGATGCGGCCCTCGGGACGTCCTCATCGCGCTCAAACCTGCACAGATCAAGACGTTCGACGCACCTCCACAGTTTCCGCAGTTTCCGCTCCATCGTCAAAACGGAAATGCAGGTGAATAAATATCTATGTAAGTTCCATAGCGATTTCTGCAAAGAATTCGACGCAAAATGCTCGGACGTTCAGCTCGGCTTCAGGCTGCCGTATCCCTCCCCAAGCGGTGGCGCTTGACGTGTTCATATCAGTCGGTAGCCCGTACCGAGCGCTTAGGTTCGGGTCCTGGGCGAGCCAACTTGGGGGCTCATGCCATGGAGGGTGCGCAGGACCCGTGGCCGAACAGAGGACCAAGTTCCCCTGCCGCACGTCAACGTGAAGGAGGCGTCACTTGCGATACGCTTTGATCGGAGTGTATCTGCTTCTCGGGTGCATCGTCATGCCGGCATTTGCGGATGTACCGGTCCAAATCCAGATGACACCTTCGACTGTGCCCAGAAATTCCCCGTACACCATCAAGGTCACGACTGCCCCGGCCGCCGTGTGCTCGGCACAGATCCTCTTCCCGGCGGCGAATGCGGCCCCGGGAGGCTTCCCAGATACGGCAGCAGGGTCCGACGGTGTCATCATCTGGTCCGGCCGTTCGAATAATCGCGAAGGGGCCCGCACATTGACCGTCATTTGCCGATCGAACGCAGAACAGGGAAGCGCACACATAGATTTTGAGGTGAAGTAGACTCTTGCCGCCGCGCACCGTGCGGGAGCCGGATTCTCGTAGAAGGAAGACAGCGGCGCCGAAGAGCGCAGGGTGTTGTCGGCTCCTCGGCGCATCTCGATGCCGGGGCTGTGACCCGCTGACTCACCCATATACCATGTGAGGTCTCCCCGGTCATGGCTGCGACCGTCCTGGGTGTTGGGGAAACCATGGTGCGTCTCATGCCAGGCCAAGGAGAGACGCTCGAGTCTGCGCCTGCGTATGCGGTATCCGTTGGCGGGGCTGAATCGAATGTCTGCATGGATTTGGCCGCGTTAGGTGTGAAGACGGCTTGGGTGTCACGGCTTCCCAGAAACCCGCTTGGCCGCCGCATTGCAGCTGTCATTCGGAGCACCGGCGTCGACATCGACGGGGTGGTGTGGGCGGCGGAGGGCCGAGCCGGGGTGTATTTGGTACAACCGGCGGTGTCACCACGCTCCGGCGAAGTGCACTACTATCGGCATGATTCGGCATTTACGAAGATCGACCCAGATAGTGTCAACTGGGACGTGCTGAACGGCGTGCGCGTCATCCATCTGACCGGGATCACTCCCGCCTTGAGCCCGGAAGCGCACCGACTGGTGAAACGGGTGATCCTCGAAGGCAGCCAACGCCACAACATGATGTCCTTCGATGTGAACTATCGTGCACAACTCTGGTCGCCGACGGCCGCACGGGAGGTGCTCGAACCGCTCGTGCAGGGCCTCGACGTCGTCATCGTGAGCAATCGCGACGCGGCCACAGTCTTTGGCGAACGGGGCGAACCGGCGGCCGTCGCGCAGGCGCTCCGCCTGCGCTTCCGGTGCCGGACGCTCGTGCTGACGCTGGGTGCCGCGGGAGCTTTCGCCCTGGACGAATCGGGGGCTGCGCAGCAGCCCGCCTATTCCGCCGAGATTGTCGATCGCATTGGGCGAGGGGACGCGTTTACGGCGGGCTTCCTGTACGGCTACCTCCAACACGGCACCGGCGAGGGTCTGCGGTACGGCACCGCGCTCGCGGCGCTGAAGCAGACGTACATGGGAGACGTATTCTACGGCACCCTCGCAGACGTGGAAGCCATCTTGCACGGGGATGCAGGCGGACTTCGCCGCTGACTCGAGGGACCTGGTCACCCATGCCGTGCACGGCAGTCGCCCTTCACCGGCTGGTGTGCGCCAGCCACTGAGCGCTGCAGCGTCCGATCACCAACTCCCGTCGGATCCCTGTCTTCAGCGTTCATGCTCATGTGCCGGTCCGGTCTGGCCAGCTCCGCAGCGTGTTCCGCACTCCACGCTCGGCCAAGTGACGCACCGCAGCGGCAACCAACGCGACGAAGTCATCGCGCGCACCGAGGTCCAGCGCTCCAAGATCGGGAAGACCGAGCGTTGCGCGCACCTGCATCTCGGGATCCGAAGAACTCGCGGCCAGCGCGCGCACCTGGTCGGCGCGCGGGTCATGGAGCGGCAGCGCGCTGCCGCCATCCGCCCGCCCCTGACAGAAACGGATCCAGGCGGCGACGGCAAGTGCGATATGCACGGGAGGGTGCCCCTCGGCAAGAAGCGCGCGCGCCGGCGCGAGCAGCCGCTGTGGCAACTTCTGCGTGCCGTCCTCGGCAATGCGCGCGGTCAGGTGCTGGAGCTCGTGGTTGGCAAAACGGCGCATCAGTGTGTCGCGATACCCGGCGAGATCAACACCGGGAGGCAACGACAGCGTGGGCGCGATCTCCGCCATCAACGCTCGGATGTGCCCGGCGAGCGCCGGGTCTCGAATGGCCACATCGACCGTTGGCCAACCCGCCAGTTGCCCAAGATAGGCGATGCTCGAGTGACTCCCGTTCAGCAGGCGCAGCTTCATTTCTTCCCAGGGGCGCACATCCGCGACCATCGTGGCGCCGGCCGTTTCCCAGGCCGGACGCCCCCCAGGGAACCGGTCTTCCACGACCCATTGCGTGAACGGCTCGGTGATGACCGGCCACGCGTCCTCGACACCGAGCGCAGCGGTCACCCGCGCGCGATCGGCCGACGTGGTGGGGGGCACGATCCGGTCCACCATGGAAGAGGGAAACGCGACGTGCTCCTCGATCCAGCATGCCAGGTCGCGGTCTGTGAGACTTGCGTACTGGAGCAGGACGCGGCGCAAGGTCGCCCCGTTGGCAGGGAGATTGTCGCAGGAAAGCAGAGTGAAAGGCGCAACGCTGTCCGTACGGCGGGCACGGAGCGCCGCCACTAACACCCCCGGCATGCTGCGCGGTGCGCCCGGGGTGGCGAGGTCGTGGCGAATCGTGGCGTCGGTCTCGTCGAGGTCGCCGCTCGCCGCGGCACGACAGTAACCCCTCTCCGTCACCGTGACGGTGACGACACGCACGTCGGGCATGGCCATGCGCGCAATCAGCCCGCGCGGATCCTCGGGCAGGACGAGCACGCCGGTGAGTGCGCCAATCACTTCAAGCCGTTCGCCCGATTCGTCCCGCGTCGCGACGGTATAGAACCAGTCCTGCGGCGCCAGCGCGTCGCGTGTGGCGGCGTGGCGGGGGCTCACCCCGAGAATGCCCCAGCGGGGATCTTCGGCCAACACGGACGCTGTGTAGACTGCCTGGTGGGCACGGTGGAAGGCGCCAAGACCAAGATGAACGATGCCGGTGCACAGCTGCGCAACATCATGACGAGGCCGTACCACGGTGTTCGGCAAGGAAGCCAGCGTCGCGCGTGACAATCGCATCGCACCGATACCCATGAGGACCACCTCGTCGGCGGAATGGTGAACGCAGTACTTCGTGCGATGTGGGCGCGAACCCGACGACACCCGCGCGTCGATCGCCCGTCGAGGCGGGGCCATGACGGCCGACGACGAATATCCTACGTCGCGCTGAGCACACGTTCAGAAGCGTTGCTCTTCCTGGAGCCGGCGACCGGATTTGAACCGTTGACCTGCGCATTACGAGTGCGCTGACTAAGCCTCCGAACGCAGAACCCTCGCAGGAAGAAGCAAGTAAACTCAGGCTGAGACAGATGAAGAAGCGCGATGTCATCGGTGCCACCGGATATGATGACGTCGTCAACTGGGGGGAGGAAGCGCGGATTGGCCTTCGCCGAGTGAAGATTACCCGCGAATTCTTGCGGGGACATCAACCTGAGGGGCGTGTCAGCTTTCGTAATGAAGTAAACGCGACCCACGGCAACAGACTTGAATACATGCGCGGCAGTGGCGACATAGTGTTCTCGTCCACATCTCACGCACACTCCCGAACCAAAACAGGCCTGTTTTCTGGCACGACCGCCACCGTGTGATGCGCCAGGGCTTCCGGAAACCCAGCACCGGCATGGGACGCTTGGTCCCACGTCCACGGAGAACGCTTCAGGATATCATTGCTCGATAGCCATCGTTGATCGAGGAGTAATGTTCGGCGATGCGTACCACGGTCCTGCCATCGCGCATCGCGTTGTTCGGCAGGAGCTGTACATCGAACATCGGGAAGGCTTCTCTAGTTCCACAGGGAGGACCATCCCGATGGCCGACACCGAACGCTTCCATGGGTTTCTCCGCTCCGCAGAGGGCGGGTATAACAAGCACGAGGATTTCCTGATGTTCGTCGCTGGCGCATCGTCCAGCAAGACGGGTGACACGAACGCTCGGGCCCTGGGGGTGTGACCTCTCCCCGCCACGAGGAGATAGGATGCCATTGTCGATGACGCTGGCCATGAGGAACGACGACTATCTCGCACCGCTGGCCTGCGGCGATGTGACCGCGGAGCGCCTGGCCCTCACGCTCCGGCGAGACACGGCACGGGCGCTCGACTGGGTCGACGACCCGTCGGTGGATGCCGGTGAGCTCTCGCTCAGCAAGCACATCCAGCGGCTGGCGGCCGGCAATTTCAGCGTGGTCGCCATACCGTTCTTTGCGGAGCGCGCGTTCTGCCAGCGTTGCTTCTTCGTCCGCCGGGGCAGCGGGCTCCGCGACTTCCGGGATCTGGACGGCAAACGCGTCGGCACGAACGACTGGCACGCCACCGGTAACACGTGGTCCCGCGCGATCCTGCGAAACGCCGGCGTGAAGATCGAAGAGATGCGCTGGTGGGTCGGAAGCGTGGACGGTGCGCCCTCCCGCGGTCGCGGCACGCTGCCGCCGCACGGCCAGTACATCGCGAGCGGCCGGACGCTCCTCGCCATGCTGCTGGAGGCGGAGCTCGACGCGTTGATGTGTCCGAATCCCCCGAAGGGCTTCTACGCGGCGGACAGCCCGATCGTCCGGTTGGTACCGGACTACAAGCGCGCGGAGCGCGAGTACTACCTGCGCACGGGCATCTATCCACTGCAGCACATCGTCGGGGTCCGACGCGAGACGTTCGAGCGAAACCCGTGGGCCGCAGTGAGTCTCTACAACGCACTGGAACGCTCCAAAACCTCTTGGCAGGCAAGCCTGCGGGCCCTGCCGGAGATGCTGCCCTGGATCCTCCCAGAGATTGAGGATACGATCGCACTGATGGGCGAAGATTGGCTCCCGAATGGCGTCGCCGTGAATCGTAAGGTGATCCAAACGTTCCTCGACGAGCAGGTCGCGCAGGCGCTCATCGCCAAGCCGCTCGCTTTCGAGGCGCTTTTCTCGGAATTCGAGGGAGCGGTCAAGGCGTGAGGGGCCACGATCGCTCGTGTCCGGACGCCGCTGCCTGGTCCGCTTGGATGGTGGGCGCGTCCACGCGGTAGAGTGAGCCCGTTCCGGCCCGCGAGGGGCGCGCTACCGGTCGGCCGAAACAAGACATGGAGGCGGTTGATGACGCCTACCGCAAGGCGACCACAATATCGTACGTTCTTCGGCGCGCCGCCGCGAGACCTCTCGGATGGACGGCCGGCGGATGTGGCATTTCTCGGCGTTCCGTTCGATCTCGGGACGACGCTGCGTCCTGGGGCCCGATTTGGTCCGAGCGCGGTGCGCGCGGCGTCGGCATGGTCATCGTACTATACGCACGACGGCAACGCCGCCGGAGGCTGGTACGAT
This bacterium DNA region includes the following protein-coding sequences:
- a CDS encoding sugar kinase — protein: MAATVLGVGETMVRLMPGQGETLESAPAYAVSVGGAESNVCMDLAALGVKTAWVSRLPRNPLGRRIAAVIRSTGVDIDGVVWAAEGRAGVYLVQPAVSPRSGEVHYYRHDSAFTKIDPDSVNWDVLNGVRVIHLTGITPALSPEAHRLVKRVILEGSQRHNMMSFDVNYRAQLWSPTAAREVLEPLVQGLDVVIVSNRDAATVFGERGEPAAVAQALRLRFRCRTLVLTLGAAGAFALDESGAAQQPAYSAEIVDRIGRGDAFTAGFLYGYLQHGTGEGLRYGTALAALKQTYMGDVFYGTLADVEAILHGDAGGLRR
- a CDS encoding mannitol dehydrogenase family protein translates to MGIGAMRLSRATLASLPNTVVRPRHDVAQLCTGIVHLGLGAFHRAHQAVYTASVLAEDPRWGILGVSPRHAATRDALAPQDWFYTVATRDESGERLEVIGALTGVLVLPEDPRGLIARMAMPDVRVVTVTVTERGYCRAAASGDLDETDATIRHDLATPGAPRSMPGVLVAALRARRTDSVAPFTLLSCDNLPANGATLRRVLLQYASLTDRDLACWIEEHVAFPSSMVDRIVPPTTSADRARVTAALGVEDAWPVITEPFTQWVVEDRFPGGRPAWETAGATMVADVRPWEEMKLRLLNGSHSSIAYLGQLAGWPTVDVAIRDPALAGHIRALMAEIAPTLSLPPGVDLAGYRDTLMRRFANHELQHLTARIAEDGTQKLPQRLLAPARALLAEGHPPVHIALAVAAWIRFCQGRADGGSALPLHDPRADQVRALAASSSDPEMQVRATLGLPDLGALDLGARDDFVALVAAAVRHLAERGVRNTLRSWPDRTGT